In the genome of Nycticebus coucang isolate mNycCou1 chromosome 12, mNycCou1.pri, whole genome shotgun sequence, the window AACTGTATGAGAGAACCACACACATGAGGGTGATGATGAATGTCAACACAGCACACACTATCACCATCTGTTCTATCAGCCAGGTGTCTGAGCATGATATCTTCAGGATAGGAGATGCATCACAGCCAAAATGATCAATGATATTAGAGTCACAGAATTCCAGGTAAAAACCTAAGCTAAGTGGTGGGAGAATAATGAGAAATGCTGCCATCCAACAGCAAATAACCATTGCTTTGCACACTTTGTTGCTCATGATGGTCATATAATGCAAAGGTttgcagatggccacatagcgaTCATAGGACATGGCAGCCAAAAGGAAGAATTCAGTTGCCCCAAAGAGATCTGTTAAAAACAGTTGAATGGCACATGCATTATAGGTGATCGTTCTGTCCCCAGTTGATATGCTGTATAGGAATCTTGGGACACAGGCAGTTGTAAATGAGATTtctaagaaagagaaattttggaggaaaaaatacaTGGGAGTTTTAAGGTGGGGATCCACCACGGTGAGAATAATGATGGTCAGATTTCCAGTTACACTCAACATGTAggtgagaaatagaaaaataaaaagcaaaacctgTAGGTGAGGATCTTCTGTCAGTCCCAGCAGGATGAATGTTGTGATTGCTGTGTGGTTTTTCATTACTGACCTCTGGCTTTTGCCAAACCTACGTATAAACATCAGAGAAGTTTGAACTGCAGGATTCAGACAAAATCAGGTAATGATGAACACTCCTGTGCATATTCAACTCATCCAACATTCATGAGTTTTACCTGTTGCTCTGAAAAATTTCAGAGGGTGTgataaaaagtatacacattttgagaaaggaaaaaatgactaAATTTGTATTCAAAACTAATCAATTCATGTTAGACTTCTGCAATGTCAAgaagtgctcaatgtgacttgctTTTAGATATTATTATTGGTATAGattattatatatgcatatatatacatacacacactaatATATACTTGTATATTTTATGGTAATTTTTAGCTCCCCTGATCTATTTATACAGAATAGAGAAATGAGATCATTTTATAAATTCTAATTATTGCAATTAGTGTAGTATAACTTTTCCTTTATTAATATGCTATGGTAAATCATTTATAgagaattaaacattttaattcctatcctgatttgtttcttttttttgattgcattgaattaatttttaatttttaattgttcttaTGCTGCCAATAATTTGCCTTCAACGCAtgagctaaattaaaaaaattcacttaTGAATTTGTGAATTGTTAAATTCATAAAGCTGTAGACCAGGACCCAATCAAGGCATTTCAATTCCCTCTGAGAtgtatatttatttgattttgacaCCTTTTTAATTCTTGGTTCTTCATTATAAAGTCAAAACATGTTTTGACCCTAAAGCATGCACATTTGTAATTTTATATGTCTTTTCTAAAGCTTCATTATCTATATCTTATATCTACCCCTTGGATAATGCTGTGTAGTACAATCTGAATATTTTACTGCATTCTTTTATCACAGTGTGAGGCAATGTTGAGTGTAATAAATAAACCCCTGAAGAATATAATAACTAtattttcatgcttttatttatCTACTCAGATTAGagcaaattataaattatatatatgtatgtatacacaaagTGGAGGTATAGTATCTGCActttaaaaataggaaagctgaggcacagagagataaaGTATGTGTACACTGTTGTCTAGATTATCAGTGGCCAGACAGTGACAGCTCAGAGTCCCAGTTCTCAATCACTGCACTATTTGCTGGTGCTCATTTACTTGAATGTCTTAGTTTCCTGAGACATGCTCCTATAGGCAATTGAAACAAAGGTGCATACTATACAGTTTATTGTCTAAACCAAGACACTTGAAGAGCAAAGGGAACACGCAATATTAGTAAATATGGTGATATGACTGGTGTAAACCAGACTATTAAGGGCAAAAACTAAATGTGTGCCACTCTATATGGAATTCTTTATTCAATTCACATGGGATATCTAGGCTGATGGAAGGAAAAGTGCAACTGGCTAATTTTATCTGTTTTAGTCTTTGTCTCTTTAGTATATTGATCCTTTAATGTTTGCTCAATATttctttcagtaaaatattaagaCTGAAGACTAGGGACTCTGTTACTCTGTGTTAAGATCAATAGCTAGGTGGGAGTTATTAATTATGTTTCCTCAACCGTATTGCTAGATATTCATGCTTTCTGATGTGTAGTCATGCTTTCAGAGTtcaaattttcttatctttactaaatgcaaaagaaatctttaaaaatgaggaTGAGGCATTTTCTTATGGTTTTAGAACATTTCCTTCGGAAAGTCTTGATGAATATACTATGAGAACTTTTAACAGTGTCCTTCTCTCTTTAATCAAGTAAGCATAGCCTTCTGTTAACCGTCCCACCCATAAGGGAAGTCTTCATGGTAGAGAGACACCATCACACTGTCATAGAGCTTGGATATTAATATAGATTCAGGATAAATAAAGTTTGATAGGAAGTTAATATCATTTTGAGCAGAACATTATCACAAGAAAgtgacttcatagctcacacGGAAAACCgtcatcctgttttcttttttttcacactCTCAGCTTACCACCCAGTAATTTTCTAGGTCTTGAATTCAGGTTTGCTCTGTTCTTAAAATTACCCTTTAACTTTAATCATCAATATCTTGCTTTTCCTGTATCCAATCTtacataaatattaactatttaacTACCTCATCACATTCAATATTGACGAAACTCTGCATTGTTTACTTTCcagaaaatcttttaattttgaagaagaTCAGAAATGAATAATACAATTTCAGCCAATGTTTTGGTCTGTTTCTATTGCATGTGTATCTatgcttgaatttttattttttgcatgtatGTGTGAATATGgggaaatttatttctgaatattccTCATCCAGATCTTGCAATGATTTCTAGGGCCATCATTctaggaaaatatatttcacaaatgaTTGtaggattgatttttttaaacaaatgctaACATTGATATTCAACATATTGATTATTTAAATCTAATGCTCTGCTTGAAGAGGGAAATATTATATGATCCATCCACCTCTCTCTTCCAGTATGTAAACataaatacactaaaaaaatgataaatacattCATACTTACCCTTTAAGCAGTAAATGATATTTCATGACATCTATTGTCAGTTTATTTGCTGATGCTCACAATAAGACAGAGTTTGAACAGGAATATTCCAGTGAAGACGTGTGAATGCAATGTTTTCTCAGGGAAATGTATTCAACCAGAAAAGGTCCTGAAAATGCCCAAAGCCCCCCTTCACAGAGCTTTTTCCAAAATAGCCCTTCTGCCATTTTAAACCAAGAAAATATGTTATTGTTCTCTTGCTAGCTAAAGTAAGGAAATACCTAGTGTTATTTGTTGAGGATATACTATAAGCTATTGGGTGACAGGGGATAACCAATCTTTTGGGCTTAGTGGTCAGGAAAACATGTTTGGCACTAAACATTATAACtagttaatttatatattttctctgtaaCAGAAGttaaaaaagtcaacaaactAAAGAGTCCTTGGAGCCCAGGTTTTAAAGTCACTAAGGAATCTTCAATATAATCAGTTTTGGCAATCACTGTTGCATAGGAAACGATGGGGACAGGGCCCCTAGGGACAAGAAAATGCAAAGGCATCAGACACACTGTGATGGggctggttaaaaaaaaaaaatcaaatgataagaCGTTTGGTTTCTTCCTGGTATCATCCAAGGAAGTGAAAATGACATAAGAACATGTCCTCTACTTTTTTAATAGTAACTGAtagatataaaaaatagaaaggttaaaagaaaaaaaatgacacaaataaCTATGCAAACAAGAACACAAATTTATCTGTAAAAACTATTGTAATTTACCATTTTCATTGAAGTTATTATGgttgtacttatttttttttaaaaaattaattatttttgtggaATTATGGAGTAGATGTCCAGATTTGATACATGGATATATTGCACTGTTATGAAGTCTGAGCTTaggtaatttctcattttctacaCCTCCCAACCCCCATGTTTCCACCCTTACAAGTCTTCGATGTAAATTATTACACTATGTCCCTGCGTGCTCATCATTTTGCTCTCACTTATTAGTGACAGCATgctttacttgatttttttttctgatattccAGATCTACCCAAGTTGCTAcaaaaatacatgacttaattctttttttgtggctgagtagtatgtattgcattgtgtgtatgtgtgtacatacagagggtgccaagaaatgtatacacattttaagaaaggaaaagtatgtattaaaattgtattactcAATATGTACTactaataaaagataaatacaagtcacattgagcacctcttgtgaTTACAGAAATcaaaatgtgacttgagtattacaacttttatagttttttctttcttaaaatatatatacatttttggtgttctctctgtgtatctgtgtgtgtgtatatatatgtatacacgtttatatatataaacatatatatatataaatacgtatgtacatacatacgtacatatGTCTCACATGCTTTGTTTATCCAATCATCCAATGATGGACATTTATGTTGATTCCTTGTGAATGATGCTGTGATAAAcgggagtgcaggtatctttttcatataatgatttcttttcctttaactaGATAGGATTGTTATATGAAACGGTagatttacttttagttctttgacaaATCTttctactgttttccataggcattgtactaatttatattcttatCAACAGTGTGTAAgcgtttccttttctccacatcttttcaatgtcttttctttttaaaactttttcctttctaatttttttttttttttaatttcaggttaatgtgaaacaaccaggtcacaccatgtgaatttgttaggtagagtccctcttgtagttgtgtcctccACCCAAAAGTTCACCATACATCCCACATTGTGCCCAATAGTGGGAGCACCAAAACCCCCCgttttcaaaaaactttttttgagaactgttcatgtcctttgcccacctATTAATGGagttatttgcttttctcttaatgagttgagttccttgtaaattctggatattagttttTTGTCAGATATAGAGCTtgtgaatatattctttttctgtatGTTGTCTGTTACCCTTTCTTTTGAagtgcagaatctttttattttaattaagtcttatttatttatttacatttaattttgggGTCTCTataataaattctttgcctaagccaatgtccagaagaatttttcctaggttttcttctagaattcttacagtttcgtgtcttacatttaaacatttaatccatttgagttgatttttgtatatgatcaAGAAATAGGgatccaattttattctttggcATATGAGTACCCAGTTTCCCCAGCTTTATTTGTTGAAAAAAGTATCCTTTCCTGAGTGTATGTATTTGTCTACTGTGTTAAAGATAAGTTGGCTgtgaatatatagttttatttctgaattcttgattctattccattgatctacctgtctgttttcaTATCAGTACCCTTCTATTTTGGTTACCGTGGTCTTACTTAAAGTCCATCAATCCCTCTCACTTTGGTTTTTTTGATTAGCATGGCTTTGGGTGTTTGGGCTCTTTCTTGGatcaatatgaattttaggattttatttttaattctgtgaagactcacatttgtattttgataggatTTGGATCGACTCTTTGATTTCTTTGGGCAGTATGTTCCTTTAAacagtatttattcttttaataattttccagCTATTGTAAAGGAGATAAGTTCTTGAATTGGTGCTCAGCTGGaggttattggtgtatacaaattATAATGATTTTTGTACCTTGGTTTTGTGTTCTGACATTTTACTTTACTGAATTCATCTATCAAAGCTAGGATAGGATAGTTTTggaggagtctttagggttttttaGGTATAAGGTCATATCAGTAGCAAATAGAGATAACTTCCTCTGTTCTGATAACGATGTACTTGTGGTACTATTGTACTGGACAGGTGAGCATGTCTCATTGCCTCCCGTACTTGAATGCCCCAGGTAGTTGGTGGGGCCCTGGAGCTTTAAGGTAAGTCCTTATTCTCCACCAGAGCAAAGACAGAGGGGAAGTGAGGCTGGATAGGGCTGAGTTTGGTGAATTTGGTGAATTTGAActcagaagaagagaaaatacataataTTCTAGACAGAATTACTTTACTTTGAAGAACTGCTTCTGGTTTGTCCCTGTACTTGAATATAGACTGAAATCATGCCTATGGACCAGAAAATTGCTATGTACCCTGAGCTTCTCATCATTGCTGGACCACTAAGGCATAATTTTGGGCATGTGTGAGAACTTTGTTACTAATTGGAAGACACATATACAAGATTGAGCTCAACAAGCATGTtctgaaaacacaaataaagcaCATCAGCAGGTGGTAATAGTACACTTCTTTTGCTTGTCATTTAACTTTGGTCTCTGTGGTTTATAGGTCTTAGTTACCAAAGGAGGAAGGTTTCCAATCAGTTCACACAGGAATAATTCCAGTCAACTGGAGATGAAACTACCACCTCTCGGAGTTATGCTCATTGTGTTATTGAATTAACAGGTGTGGAAATGGAGTACTGTTCTGACTGAGATAAATAGTTCTGGTTATTAAGAAGAAATTACAGGGCCGGAAGGCCACATTGTGTAGGAGACCTCTTCATAGTCTCATGTTCTGTGATAATTGAAAATTATAAACCCAACATATTACCACAGACTTATCAGGAATGAAGACTTGGATCTCATCAGGAGATAGTTTATGGAGAGGTGATAtatgagataagaaaaaaaggaatattaaaattggagtggaagaaaattttaaatatctgacTTAGCTACATgaataattgcagaaatcaagGTGATAATAGTTTTGATCATTTTTTACATAACCCACACAGACACTTGTATatgctgcttttaattttttctccttttccatttctctatAGTATGTAAAgtgttattaataaataatagttaACTTTGTAATTTAGTAGTTAAGTTACAAACTATCACAGGGGAGTGTGTCTCAGCTAGAACAAAAATGTGTAAATGGTATAAACCAAATACTCAAAGAAGGGTAAAGTTATGTGGACTCTGTACATCCTCTTCTGAGGAGAAGGTTAGGATGGCTTTTGCTGTACAAGAGATGATTATGTTATATTATatgtaagttttcttttccttttcttttaatgaaatcaTCATTAAATATAGTATAAAGGATAACAAATTGACAAGGAGTCCACTGTGCTGGATCATTCTATTGTTATATGATCCAAGATATAGTTTAACGAAATTAAttgtcagccataaaaaaaaaatggagattttacatcttttgtattaatctggagggagttgaaacacattctctttaggaaagtatcataagaatggaaaaccaaatatccagtgtactcaatactaatatgaagccaggagacaatctaatacatgcccatatAACAGaacaactcaattcaattcaagtcgGGGGAAGGGGGtatgaggaaggagaggaaaggtggggagggaattggtgtgctcccacttatcaggcacaatgtaagggtgtgtggcacaccttttgaatGCAGGACACGAgtacaagaaggactctacctaacagatgcaaatattgtaacctagttgtttgtaccctcatattaacctaaaatttGAAAAGTTAGATGTGTGAGATTTGTAAGACAGAAGAGAAGCCACGGTTGTTGCTTTTTGTAAATCATGGTGCTTAATTATTGTGTCAGAGATTCATAGATGTCCTGCAATTTTCAGCTTGTTCATTTTCTTGGCTTTGCATCCAGCTCTTCTTTTGGATGGTTGACTCTGCTGAACAATGGTGATCCCAGGATTATTTCACAATGACTCATAGACATCCTTGAATTTCATGACCAGCTCCTCCTGGTAATCTTGGTTCTGCAATTGGCTGCATTTGGCTTCTCATATTGTGTAGTTGGTAATACCTTTGATCCTTCAGTTCTCTTTTCAGAAATATACTTCCTTAAATCCTTCCATAACTCTGTAAATATCAATTACTATATTAAATCCTTTATACTATAACTAAGAATGATTCTGCTTTTTGATTGAAATATAACCAATACAGggcataattttttatttttttaatctctttttgtaCTTTGCAActcatttatttgtctttatcTCTTATTTCATCAAAACCAGGTTGCCTTTAGTTTTCATAGAAAGAACAGTGTAGAAATTAGTGATGCAATATGTGGAATAGGACAGAAGTACATATAAGCCTCGTTACATCATTGAGAAATAGTGTAAACTTGACAATTTTAGTTCTTACAATTGGGATAATGAACGTATAAAACTGCTTAAGTTGTGGTACAATTAATGTGACAGAAAAGAGATTCTGCAGAtgattatttgttttgtgtttactACATTGTCTGGCATGAAAACACACTAATTTCTATTAttatcccttttctttttaaatttatattttcataacaTCGATCAGCTATAATCtgaatgatttttattgtttccagatataaatttttcaaaatattctctcCTGTCAATACATTGCTTATATCTTTTCCAAGTTAGATTTCATTTATCATtagttgttcatttattcaatttaAGGTCAttagaatttataattttcagaactttttttcCATACAAACTTTCTAAAGCcatatttttccctttggttaTAGGAGTCTTAAAGTGTTATATATTgcttagatttttgttttcttacattAAAGTTGTTCTTATTATTGTCTGATGGtaagagtgaaatttattatgttttaaatcattttctaagtattttaaaagatttaaaaggaGCCCATACAGACAGTTTCAATAATTTCCTGAATATAATTGTAACTCATTCAATTACATCATACTATTTAATTTTGGTTGTGTAAAGTAAATGATGCTAGGTGAGGGAAGACTTGAGGGTAATATGAAAGGAGTGGAGAAATGTGACATGTGTATAGTGAGATTTGGAAGATGGAAGATAAGCCATAGTCATTGCTTTATCTAAAAGCAAGACTTAAAAGGCTATGTGTGTGTTTACCTGCCTGGCCTAGAGATTAATAATAACaagagaaacaaatgaatttAGGGTTTTCAGGAGAATGTTTAAGgtgttcttttcttctgagtgaTTAgtcaaatcaccacaaacttacTTGTGTGCTAGGAATGTAATCCGTTTGATGGTGTCATTGAAAGCTTGTTTCACTTGCTTGTTC includes:
- the LOC128562213 gene encoding olfactory receptor 6C68-like, with the translated sequence MKNHTAITTFILLGLTEDPHLQVLLFIFLFLTYMLSVTGNLTIIILTVVDPHLKTPMYFFLQNFSFLEISFTTACVPRFLYSISTGDRTITYNACAIQLFLTDLFGATEFFLLAAMSYDRYVAICKPLHYMTIMSNKVCKAMVICCWMAAFLIILPPLSLGFYLEFCDSNIIDHFGCDASPILKISCSDTWLIEQMVIVCAVLTFIITLMCVVLSYSYIIRTILRIPSPQQRKKAFSTCSSHMIVVSIAYGSCIFIYVKPSAKDEVAINKGISLLITSISPMLNPFIYTLRNKQVKQAFNASVKKIVFLSKM